One region of Streptomyces rishiriensis genomic DNA includes:
- a CDS encoding potassium channel family protein: MDADSRQARWEERVEGPLAVASLAFLAGYAVHVLAQGLAGGWRDFCLLVMLAAWVLFAADYAVRWRLSGQRLRFVRSHWLDGVVVLLPLLRPLRIVKLYETVQRRHGRPRLSLHARVITYAGVSTGLLGFAGALAVYQQERGAPGASMKTFGDALWWTCETLTTVGYGDVTPVTRGGRLIAVGMMACGMALLGAVTGSFSSWLIQVFSQEGDAQDGERPSGR; this comes from the coding sequence ATGGACGCAGACAGCCGTCAGGCCCGCTGGGAAGAACGCGTCGAGGGGCCCCTCGCCGTGGCCTCGCTGGCCTTCCTCGCCGGGTACGCCGTCCATGTCCTCGCCCAGGGGCTCGCGGGCGGCTGGCGGGACTTCTGCCTCTTGGTGATGCTGGCCGCGTGGGTGCTCTTCGCCGCGGACTACGCGGTGCGCTGGCGGCTCAGCGGGCAGCGGCTGCGCTTCGTGCGCAGCCACTGGCTGGACGGCGTGGTCGTGCTGCTGCCCCTGCTGCGCCCGCTGCGGATCGTCAAGCTCTACGAGACCGTACAGCGCCGGCACGGGCGGCCCCGGCTGTCCCTGCACGCGCGCGTGATCACCTACGCCGGGGTGTCCACGGGCCTGCTCGGCTTCGCGGGCGCCCTCGCCGTCTACCAGCAGGAGCGCGGGGCGCCCGGCGCGAGCATGAAGACGTTCGGGGACGCCCTGTGGTGGACCTGCGAAACCCTCACCACGGTCGGCTACGGAGATGTCACCCCGGTCACCAGGGGAGGCCGTCTGATCGCGGTCGGCATGATGGCGTGCGGGATGGCGCTGCTGGGCGCGGTGACGGGCTCGTTCTCTTCCTGGCTGATCCAGGTGTTCTCTCAGGAAGGCGACGCTCAGGACGGCGAGAGGCCCTCGGGGAGGTGA
- the thrS gene encoding threonine--tRNA ligase gives MSDVRVIIQRDSEREERTVTTGTTAADLFAGERSIIAARVAGELRDLSYVLSDGEEVEAVEISSPDGLNILRHSTAHVMAQAVQELFPEAKLGIGPPVKDGFYYDFDVEKPFTPEDLKAVEKKMQEIQKRGQRFARRVVTDEAAREELADEPYKLELIGIKGSASSDDGADVEVGGGELTIYDNLDAKTGDLCWKDLCRGPHLPTTRNIPAFKLMRNAAAYWRGSEKNPMLQRIYGTAWPSKEELKAHLDFLAEAEKRDHRKLGSELDLFSIPEQIGSGLAVFHPKGGIIRRVMEDYSRRRHEEEGYEFVYTPHATKGKLFETSGHLDWYADGMYPPMQLDEGVDYYLKPMNCPMHNLIFDARGRSYRELPLRLFEFGTVYRYEKSGVVHGLTRARGFTQDDAHIYCTREQMSEELDKTLTFVLGLLRDYGLTDFYLELSTKDPEKFVGSDEVWEEATETLREVAEKQGLPLVPDPGGAAFYGPKISVQTKDAIGRTWQMSTIQLDFNLPERFDLEYTGPDGAKQRPVMIHRALFGSIERFFAVLLEHYAGAFPAWLAPVQAIGIPIGDGHVEYLEKFAAAAKKQGLRVEVDSSSDRMQKKIRNAQKQKVPFMVIAGDEDMAGGSVSFRYRDGSQENGIPFDEAIAKIAKVVEERTQV, from the coding sequence CGACCTCTTCGCCGGCGAGCGCTCGATCATCGCCGCGCGCGTGGCCGGCGAGCTCAGGGACCTGTCGTACGTGCTCAGCGACGGCGAGGAGGTCGAGGCCGTCGAGATCTCCTCCCCGGACGGTCTGAACATCCTGCGCCACTCCACCGCGCACGTCATGGCCCAGGCCGTGCAGGAGCTCTTCCCCGAGGCCAAGCTGGGCATCGGCCCGCCGGTCAAGGACGGCTTCTACTACGACTTCGACGTCGAGAAGCCGTTCACGCCCGAGGACCTCAAGGCCGTCGAGAAGAAGATGCAGGAGATCCAGAAGCGGGGGCAGAGGTTCGCCCGCCGGGTGGTCACGGACGAGGCCGCCCGCGAGGAGCTCGCCGACGAGCCGTACAAGCTCGAGCTCATCGGCATCAAGGGCTCGGCCTCCTCCGACGACGGCGCGGACGTCGAGGTCGGCGGCGGCGAGCTGACGATCTACGACAACCTGGACGCCAAGACCGGCGACCTGTGCTGGAAGGACCTCTGCCGCGGTCCCCACCTGCCCACCACCCGCAACATCCCGGCGTTCAAGCTGATGCGCAACGCGGCCGCCTACTGGCGCGGCAGCGAGAAGAACCCCATGCTCCAGCGCATCTACGGCACCGCCTGGCCCTCCAAGGAGGAGCTGAAGGCCCACCTCGACTTCCTCGCCGAGGCCGAGAAGCGCGACCACCGCAAGCTGGGCAGCGAACTGGACCTCTTCTCCATCCCGGAGCAGATCGGCTCCGGCCTCGCGGTCTTCCACCCCAAGGGCGGGATCATCCGCCGGGTCATGGAGGACTACTCGCGCCGCCGCCACGAGGAGGAGGGCTACGAGTTCGTCTACACCCCGCACGCGACGAAGGGGAAGCTCTTCGAGACCTCGGGCCACCTGGACTGGTACGCCGACGGCATGTACCCGCCCATGCAGCTCGACGAGGGCGTGGACTACTACCTAAAGCCCATGAACTGCCCGATGCACAACCTGATCTTCGACGCGCGCGGCCGCTCGTACCGTGAACTCCCGCTGCGCCTCTTCGAGTTCGGGACCGTGTACCGGTACGAGAAGTCGGGTGTGGTGCACGGCCTGACCCGCGCGCGCGGCTTCACCCAGGACGACGCGCACATCTACTGCACCCGCGAGCAGATGTCCGAGGAGCTCGACAAGACGCTCACCTTCGTCCTCGGCCTGCTGCGCGACTACGGCCTGACCGACTTCTACCTGGAGCTGTCCACCAAGGACCCGGAGAAGTTCGTCGGCTCCGACGAGGTCTGGGAGGAGGCGACCGAGACACTGCGCGAGGTCGCCGAGAAGCAGGGCCTCCCGCTCGTGCCCGACCCGGGTGGCGCCGCCTTCTACGGCCCCAAGATCTCCGTCCAGACGAAGGACGCCATCGGCCGTACCTGGCAGATGTCGACCATCCAGCTCGACTTCAACCTGCCGGAGCGCTTCGACCTCGAGTACACCGGCCCCGACGGCGCGAAGCAGCGCCCGGTGATGATCCACCGTGCCCTCTTCGGCTCGATCGAGCGGTTCTTCGCGGTGCTCCTGGAGCACTACGCGGGCGCCTTCCCGGCGTGGCTGGCCCCCGTCCAGGCGATCGGCATCCCGATCGGCGACGGACACGTGGAGTACCTGGAGAAGTTCGCCGCGGCCGCGAAGAAGCAGGGCCTGCGGGTGGAGGTGGACTCCTCCTCCGACCGGATGCAGAAGAAGATCCGCAACGCCCAGAAGCAGAAGGTGCCCTTCATGGTCATCGCGGGCGACGAGGACATGGCGGGCGGCTCGGTCTCCTTCCGCTACCGCGACGGCTCGCAGGAGAACGGCATCCCGTTCGACGAGGCCATCGCGAAGATCGCGAAGGTCGTCGAGGAGCGGACGCAGGTCTGA
- a CDS encoding HIT family protein: protein MLPCMTSEPEQQIGVGTQDAFQRLWTPHRMAYIQGENKPTGPGADDGCPFCSIPAKSDEDGLVVRRGEHVYAVLNLYPYNGGHLMTVPYRHVADYTDLTVPETAELAELTKQAMTALRTASGAHGFNIGMNQGSVAGAGIAAHLHQHIVPRWGGDTNFMPVVGHTRVLPQLLADTRKMLAESWPTPA from the coding sequence ATGCTGCCTTGCATGACGAGTGAGCCGGAGCAGCAGATCGGAGTGGGTACGCAGGACGCGTTCCAGCGTCTGTGGACCCCCCACCGGATGGCCTACATCCAGGGTGAGAACAAGCCGACCGGCCCGGGCGCCGACGACGGCTGTCCCTTCTGCTCGATCCCGGCCAAGTCCGACGAGGACGGTCTGGTCGTCCGACGCGGTGAGCACGTGTACGCGGTGCTGAACCTGTACCCCTACAACGGCGGCCACCTGATGACCGTCCCCTACCGGCATGTCGCCGACTACACCGACCTGACGGTGCCGGAGACCGCCGAGCTGGCCGAGCTGACGAAGCAGGCGATGACGGCGCTGCGCACCGCGTCCGGCGCGCACGGCTTCAACATCGGCATGAACCAGGGGTCCGTCGCGGGCGCCGGCATCGCCGCTCACCTGCACCAGCACATCGTGCCCCGCTGGGGCGGGGACACGAACTTCATGCCGGTGGTGGGCCACACGCGGGTACTGCCCCAACTCCTCGCGGACACGAGGAAAATGCTGGCGGAGTCCTGGCCGACGCCGGCCTAG